The following coding sequences lie in one Spinacia oleracea cultivar Varoflay chromosome 1, BTI_SOV_V1, whole genome shotgun sequence genomic window:
- the LOC110779037 gene encoding lysM domain-containing GPI-anchored protein 2-like, protein MHISGFLTSFVLIHLFASLASLTAQPLDTDLPSFKCMTHNATCEALVGYLSHNNTTLGRIQSLFQVNDLSALLGVNLLPPTTPENYTIAEGQTVKIPFPCRCTNGIGLSDRIPIYTVTKNDTPNSITTNVFSGLVAAGVSDSELVTLQQIQNLQIGTKLWVPLPCSCDQVEGQKVVHYAHVVLPGDSLDAIAAEFETTTETLVSINNITDPYSIRIGKVFDVPLKGQVLQNLTISLSLFLIV, encoded by the coding sequence ATGCATATTTCTGGGTTTCTCACATCATTTGTTCTAATCCATTTATTTGCTTCCCTAGCATCCCTCACTGCTCAACCGTTAGACACAGACTTGCCGTCTTTCAAGTGTATGACCCATAATGCCACATGTGAAGCCTTGGTGGGTTACCTCTCTCACAACAACACTACACTCGGCCGCATCCAATCCCTATTTCAGGTGAACGATCTGAGCGCCCTTTTAGGGGTAAACCTCCTCCCTCCTACCACCCCTGAAAACTACACCATAGCAGAGGGTCAAACTGTTAAAATCCCCTTCCCTTGCCGCTGTACCAATGGCATTGGTCTGTCTGACAGGATCCCAATCTACACAGTTACCAAGAATGATACTCCAAACTCTATAACAACGAATGTTTTCTCAGGATTGGTGGCAGCAGGTGTTTCAGATTCTGAACTGGTGACCTTGCAGCAGATTCAGAACTTGCAGATTGGAACCAAGTTGTGGGTCCCACTTCCTTGCAGCTGCGATCAAGTGGAGGGGCAGAAGGTGGTACACTACGCTCATGTCGTGCTACCCGGAGACTCCCTGGATGCCATTGCCGCTGAGTTTGAGACAACTACAGAAACATTAGTTAGTATAAATAACATTACCGATCCTTACTCCATACGCATTGGTAAGGTGTTTGATGTACCTCTTAAAGGTCAAGTTCTTCAGAACCTtactatctctctctctctctttctcataGTCTAA